One genomic segment of Synechocystis sp. LKSZ1 includes these proteins:
- a CDS encoding 6-carboxytetrahydropterin synthase, with protein sequence MQCTIDRRALFSASHRYWLPELDDAENQRRFGACSRFPGHGHNYVLYVSLWGELDRFGMVENLSTVKRVIKQEVTNQLDYSYLNQVWPEFEQTLPTTEFIAKTIWARLAPHLPLVKVRLFEHPELWVDYRGNAMEATLNIKTHFSAAHRLALPALSLEENTEIYGKCARVNGHGHNYHLEIAVTGEMDSRTGMIVDLGDLQALVQNLVVEPFDHTFLNKDIPYFAEVVPTAENIALYIAQLLQEPVRRLGVELEKVTLIESPNNSCEIHCRQQVFPSISHTSAQPELVNC encoded by the coding sequence ATGCAATGTACTATTGACCGTCGCGCCCTCTTTTCTGCTAGTCATCGCTACTGGTTGCCGGAACTGGATGATGCGGAAAATCAGCGGCGTTTTGGGGCCTGTAGCCGTTTTCCCGGCCATGGGCACAATTACGTCCTCTACGTTTCCCTTTGGGGAGAGCTAGACCGTTTTGGCATGGTCGAAAATCTCTCCACGGTTAAGCGCGTGATCAAGCAAGAGGTCACGAATCAACTGGATTATAGTTATCTGAACCAGGTCTGGCCAGAATTTGAGCAGACCTTGCCCACCACGGAATTTATCGCTAAAACCATCTGGGCCCGCTTGGCCCCCCACCTGCCCCTGGTCAAAGTCCGTCTATTTGAACACCCCGAACTCTGGGTTGATTACCGAGGAAATGCTATGGAAGCTACGTTAAACATCAAAACCCATTTCAGTGCCGCTCATCGTCTGGCCCTGCCGGCGTTGAGTCTAGAGGAAAATACGGAAATTTACGGTAAATGCGCTCGGGTCAATGGCCATGGCCACAACTACCATCTGGAAATTGCCGTGACCGGGGAAATGGACTCCCGCACCGGCATGATTGTTGACCTGGGAGACCTCCAGGCCCTGGTGCAGAATCTGGTGGTAGAACCCTTCGACCATACCTTTCTTAACAAAGATATTCCCTACTTCGCCGAAGTTGTTCCCACGGCGGAAAATATCGCCCTCTACATTGCCCAACTACTCCAGGAACCCGTGCGTCGCCTGGGGGTTGAACTGGAAAAAGTAACCTTGATCGAAAGTCCGAATAATTCCTGCGAAATTCATTGTCGTCAGCAAGTCTTCCCCTCTATCAGCCATACTTCAGCCCAACCGGAATTAGTCAACTGCTAG
- the secA gene encoding preprotein translocase subunit SecA, with protein sequence MLKALFGDPNARKLKKFQPYVAEINVLEEDIATLSDEALKQKTVAFREALEKARTEAETEEILDEILPEAFAVVREAGQRVLGMRHFDVQLLGGIILHKGQIAEMKTGEGKTLVATLPAYLNGLTGKGVHVVTVNDYLARRDAEWMGQIHRFLGLSVGLVQSSMTPEERKKNYACDVTYTTNSELGFDYLRDNMATSMLEVVQRPFNFCIIDEVDSILIDEARTPLIISGQVERPTEKYMEAAAIAAQLEKDRDYEVDEKQRNVLMTDEGFEKAETLLETQDLFDKDDPWAHYIFNAIKAKELFIKDVNYIVRNGEVVIVDEFTGRIMVGRRWSDGLHQAIEAKERVEIQRESQTLATITYQNFFLLYPKLSGMTGTAKTEETELEKVYNLQVTITPTNRPSGRRDWPDVVYKNEMAKWTAIAKECEELHQQGRPILVGTTSVEKSEVISRLLQQSGIPHNLLNARPENVERESEIVAQAGRKGAVTIATNMAGRGTDIILGGNADYMARLKVREYFMPKIVRPSDDELMASPALTTGRDKPQGFGQGNSKKTKSWRVSPEIYPTEISAETEALLKEVVNFAVAEYGLQSLSELEAEDKLAVASEKAPTDDPVIQKLRQVYNQVKAEYEAFTKAEHQEVVALGGLHVIGTERHESRRIDNQLRGRAGRQGDPGSTRFFLSLEDNLLRIFGGDRVAGLMEAFRVEEDMPIESRMLTGSLEGAQKKVETYYYDIRKQVFEYDEVMNNQRKAIYAERRRVLEGLDLKEQVLVYAEKTMDEIVDAYVNPELPPEEWDVEGMVSKVKEFIYLLEDISPEDMGDMTVSEMKIFFHEEVRKAYDLKEKQVDNIRPGLMREAERFFILQQIDTLWREHLQSMEALRESIGLRGYGQKDPLIEYKQEGYEMFLEMMIDIRRNVVYSLFQFQPQPQPQAV encoded by the coding sequence ATGTTAAAAGCCCTGTTTGGTGACCCTAACGCCCGCAAACTGAAAAAATTTCAACCCTACGTCGCAGAAATCAATGTGCTCGAAGAAGACATTGCGACCCTTTCCGATGAAGCGTTGAAACAAAAAACAGTTGCCTTCCGCGAGGCCTTAGAAAAAGCGAGAACAGAGGCGGAAACCGAGGAAATTTTAGACGAAATTTTGCCCGAGGCCTTTGCCGTGGTGAGGGAAGCGGGGCAACGAGTCCTGGGGATGCGCCACTTTGATGTGCAATTACTGGGGGGCATTATTCTCCACAAGGGCCAAATTGCCGAGATGAAAACCGGGGAAGGTAAAACCCTAGTGGCGACCCTGCCGGCCTACCTCAACGGCTTGACGGGCAAAGGGGTGCATGTGGTCACCGTCAACGACTATCTGGCCCGGCGGGACGCGGAATGGATGGGGCAAATTCACCGCTTTTTAGGGCTGTCTGTCGGCCTGGTGCAATCCAGCATGACTCCGGAGGAACGCAAGAAAAACTACGCCTGTGATGTCACCTACACCACCAACAGTGAACTGGGCTTTGATTACCTGCGGGATAACATGGCCACCTCCATGCTGGAAGTGGTTCAAAGGCCCTTTAATTTTTGCATTATTGACGAAGTTGATTCGATTCTGATCGACGAGGCCCGGACACCATTAATTATCTCCGGCCAAGTCGAACGCCCAACGGAAAAATACATGGAAGCGGCGGCCATTGCGGCCCAACTGGAAAAAGACCGGGACTACGAAGTTGATGAGAAACAGCGCAACGTGCTCATGACCGATGAGGGCTTTGAAAAGGCCGAGACACTGTTGGAAACCCAGGATTTATTTGATAAGGACGACCCCTGGGCCCACTACATCTTTAACGCCATCAAGGCCAAGGAACTCTTTATCAAGGATGTGAACTACATCGTCCGCAATGGCGAAGTGGTGATTGTCGATGAATTTACCGGCCGGATTATGGTGGGCCGCCGTTGGAGTGACGGCCTGCACCAGGCTATTGAGGCTAAGGAACGGGTGGAAATTCAGCGGGAAAGTCAAACCCTGGCCACCATCACCTACCAAAACTTTTTCCTCCTCTATCCCAAACTTTCGGGCATGACGGGAACGGCAAAAACCGAAGAAACGGAACTAGAAAAGGTCTATAATCTCCAGGTCACCATCACCCCTACCAATCGGCCCTCGGGCCGCCGGGATTGGCCCGATGTGGTTTACAAAAATGAAATGGCCAAATGGACGGCCATTGCCAAGGAATGCGAGGAACTGCACCAACAGGGCCGCCCAATCCTAGTGGGCACAACCAGCGTCGAAAAATCGGAAGTCATCTCCCGCCTACTCCAGCAAAGCGGCATTCCCCATAACCTCCTCAATGCCCGACCGGAAAACGTTGAGCGAGAATCGGAAATTGTGGCCCAGGCCGGTCGCAAGGGGGCCGTCACCATTGCCACTAACATGGCTGGTCGGGGTACCGACATTATCCTTGGGGGAAATGCCGATTACATGGCCCGTCTCAAGGTGCGCGAGTACTTTATGCCCAAAATTGTCCGCCCCAGTGACGACGAACTGATGGCCAGTCCGGCCCTGACCACCGGGCGGGACAAACCCCAGGGATTTGGCCAGGGTAACAGCAAAAAAACAAAAAGCTGGCGTGTCTCCCCCGAAATCTACCCCACGGAAATTTCCGCCGAAACCGAGGCCCTGCTCAAGGAGGTGGTTAATTTTGCCGTCGCCGAATATGGCCTGCAAAGTCTGAGTGAATTAGAGGCTGAAGATAAACTGGCCGTTGCCTCAGAAAAGGCCCCCACCGATGACCCGGTCATCCAGAAACTGCGGCAAGTCTACAACCAAGTCAAGGCGGAATACGAAGCCTTTACCAAAGCGGAACACCAGGAAGTCGTTGCTCTAGGTGGCCTGCATGTGATCGGCACAGAACGTCACGAATCGCGGCGGATTGATAACCAGTTACGGGGCCGGGCCGGTCGTCAAGGCGACCCTGGCTCGACGCGCTTTTTCCTAAGCCTGGAAGACAACCTCCTGCGAATCTTTGGCGGAGACCGGGTGGCAGGCCTGATGGAGGCCTTCCGGGTCGAAGAAGATATGCCCATTGAATCGCGGATGCTGACGGGATCCCTGGAAGGCGCCCAGAAAAAAGTGGAAACCTACTACTACGACATCCGGAAGCAGGTCTTTGAGTACGACGAAGTAATGAACAACCAGCGTAAGGCCATCTATGCCGAACGCCGCCGTGTGCTGGAAGGTCTTGATCTCAAGGAACAGGTTTTGGTCTATGCGGAAAAAACCATGGACGAGATCGTCGATGCCTACGTCAACCCCGAACTTCCCCCCGAGGAATGGGATGTGGAGGGCATGGTCAGTAAAGTGAAGGAATTTATCTACCTATTGGAGGACATCAGTCCCGAAGACATGGGGGATATGACCGTTTCTGAGATGAAAATTTTCTTCCACGAAGAAGTCCGCAAGGCCTACGACCTCAAGGAGAAACAAGTCGATAATATTCGCCCTGGCCTAATGCGGGAAGCCGAGCGCTTTTTCATCCTGCAACAGATTGATACCCTCTGGCGAGAACACCTGCAATCCATGGAGGCCCTGCGGGAATCCATTGGCCTGCGCGGCTATGGTCAAAAAGACCCCCTGATTGAATACAAGCAGGAAGGCTACGAGATGTTCTTGGAAATGATGATCGATATTCGCCGCAATGTCGTCTATTCCCTCTTCCAGTTCCAGCCCCAACCTCAACCCCAAGCGGTGTAG
- the thiL gene encoding thiamine-phosphate kinase, with protein MKTELTVQAIGEQGLLTQLQAFCPAEVIGDDAAVLALPAEQSLVVTTDLLVENVHFSDQTTSAEDVGWRAAAANLSDLAAMGASPVGITVGLGLPGHLSVDWVLSLYQGLQACLAPWQTPILGGDICRSAQITVAITALGQVSPQQAIKRSAARPGDLIIASGVHGASRAGLELLLNTQPIESSCLTKTQYQRFIQAHQRPCPRLDWLPILRALPADIPLAGMDSSDGLADAVLQICRASGVGAQLEQAQLPLPPGLVDWVGLETALDWALYGGEDFELILCLPPACLPRLQEQTNCSVIGRITVGSQVLLNRPDQPPLELSLTQGFQHFQSLENLNNS; from the coding sequence ATGAAGACAGAACTCACGGTTCAAGCCATTGGTGAACAGGGCCTGTTGACTCAACTCCAGGCCTTTTGTCCGGCGGAGGTGATCGGGGATGATGCGGCAGTGTTGGCCCTTCCTGCTGAACAATCCTTGGTGGTCACAACGGATTTACTGGTGGAGAATGTCCATTTCAGCGACCAAACCACTTCGGCCGAAGATGTCGGTTGGCGGGCGGCGGCGGCCAACTTGTCGGATCTGGCGGCCATGGGGGCCTCGCCGGTCGGAATTACGGTGGGTTTGGGGCTGCCTGGCCACTTGTCGGTGGACTGGGTTCTCAGTCTATACCAGGGTCTGCAAGCTTGTTTGGCCCCCTGGCAGACCCCGATCCTGGGGGGTGATATTTGCCGGTCGGCCCAGATCACCGTGGCAATCACAGCCCTGGGCCAGGTTTCTCCGCAACAGGCCATTAAACGCTCAGCGGCCCGGCCGGGAGATTTAATCATTGCCTCGGGAGTGCATGGGGCCTCCCGTGCGGGTTTGGAACTCCTCCTCAATACTCAACCCATAGAGTCATCGTGTTTAACCAAAACGCAATACCAACGCTTTATCCAAGCCCATCAACGGCCCTGTCCTCGTTTAGATTGGCTCCCTATTTTGAGAGCATTACCAGCGGATATTCCCCTGGCTGGTATGGACAGTAGTGATGGTCTAGCCGATGCAGTTCTGCAAATCTGTCGGGCCAGTGGGGTCGGGGCCCAATTAGAGCAGGCCCAATTGCCGTTACCCCCAGGATTAGTGGATTGGGTTGGCCTGGAAACGGCCCTGGATTGGGCCCTGTACGGCGGCGAGGATTTTGAATTAATTTTGTGTCTGCCGCCGGCTTGCCTCCCTCGTTTGCAGGAGCAGACTAATTGTTCTGTTATTGGTCGCATCACGGTGGGGTCACAAGTATTGCTAAACCGGCCCGACCAACCGCCTCTTGAACTTTCCCTAACCCAAGGATTTCAACATTTTCAGTCTCTCGAAAATCTAAACAATTCTTAA
- a CDS encoding phycobilisome rod-core linker polypeptide: MSVKASGGSSLAQPQLYQTVPVSAISQAEQQDRFLERAELNELTTYFQSGALRLEIAQTLTNNADLIVSRAANRIFTGGSPMAYLEKPPVELSAMAATAIGAGKTVQEGMTLGTVTYVEGGAGGGGFLGGLRTVFSSTGPTPPGFRPINISRYGPSNMQKSLRDISWFLRYVTYAIVAGDPNIIVVNTRGLKEVIENACSIDATIVAIQEMRAASADYFRGNDTAKAIVLDYFDVLLSEFKAPTPANKLRQGPSGDIQGLSLPQSYFNAAAKRQKFVMKPGLSESEKSAVVKAAYRQVFERDITRAYSQSISYLESQVRNGDISMKEFVRRLAKSPLYRKQFFEPFINSRALELAFRHILGRGPSSREEVQKYFAIVSGGGLSALVDALVDSQEYADYFGEETVPYLRGLGVEAQECRNWGMQQDLFNYSAPFRKVPQFITTFAKYDRPLPDQHVYGAGNDPLEIQFGAIFPKETRNPSSSPAPFSKDTRRILIHRGPGINNQLSNPGARGEFPGSLGAPVFRLNNELPGNSTKGISIKFGEKSTQAVIRAAYRQVFGRDVYEGQRLSVAEIQLENGDITVREFIKRLAKSEVFLKLYWTPHYVCKAIEYIHRRLLGRPTYGRQEMNAYFDLASKKGFYAVVDAMIDSKEYEQAFGEDTVPYERYLTPAGLQLRSARPGNLREDIGQRVDKVETPRFVELGQVSQVRTEPDIEFRINQGVSTQRQQSKVFKLLTHTDKVAVQTTVRAAYRQIFERDLDPYIIQAEFTALESKLSNAEITVKEFIEGLGCSDLYIKEFYAPYPNTKVIEMGTKHFLGRAPLNQKEIQKYNQILANQGIRAFISAMVTSMEYLQLFGEDTVPYRRFPTLPAANFPNTERLYNKLTKQDSEVVVPSFKPVTSRV; encoded by the coding sequence ATGAGTGTTAAGGCAAGTGGTGGAAGCTCATTAGCCCAACCCCAGCTATATCAAACCGTTCCCGTCTCGGCCATTAGCCAAGCGGAGCAACAGGATCGGTTTCTGGAGCGGGCCGAGCTAAATGAGTTAACAACGTATTTTCAATCGGGGGCCCTTCGTTTAGAGATTGCCCAAACGTTAACGAATAACGCTGATTTAATTGTTTCGCGGGCCGCCAATCGGATTTTTACCGGTGGGTCTCCCATGGCTTACCTCGAAAAACCACCGGTCGAATTGTCGGCCATGGCCGCAACCGCTATTGGTGCAGGGAAAACGGTGCAGGAAGGGATGACCCTGGGCACCGTTACCTACGTTGAGGGTGGCGCTGGTGGTGGTGGCTTCTTAGGTGGCCTACGGACGGTCTTTAGCAGTACGGGCCCAACGCCTCCAGGTTTTCGCCCCATCAACATCTCCCGCTATGGCCCTAGCAATATGCAAAAGTCCTTGCGGGATATTTCTTGGTTCCTGCGCTATGTGACCTATGCCATTGTGGCCGGCGACCCCAATATTATTGTGGTCAATACTCGGGGCCTGAAGGAAGTCATTGAGAATGCCTGTTCCATTGATGCCACCATCGTTGCCATTCAGGAAATGCGGGCCGCCTCCGCAGATTATTTCCGCGGTAACGACACGGCTAAGGCTATCGTCCTTGATTACTTCGACGTTCTGCTCAGTGAATTTAAGGCCCCGACCCCGGCCAACAAACTCCGCCAAGGGCCCTCTGGCGATATTCAAGGTCTGAGCCTACCCCAGAGCTATTTCAATGCGGCCGCCAAGCGACAAAAATTTGTCATGAAGCCCGGCCTCTCAGAATCGGAAAAATCCGCAGTAGTTAAAGCGGCCTATCGCCAGGTGTTTGAGCGGGATATTACTCGGGCCTACAGCCAATCTATTTCCTACTTGGAATCCCAGGTCAGAAATGGGGATATTTCCATGAAGGAATTTGTCCGCCGTTTGGCCAAGTCTCCCCTCTACCGCAAACAATTCTTTGAACCCTTTATCAATAGTCGGGCTCTAGAATTAGCCTTCCGCCATATTTTAGGTCGGGGGCCTAGTTCCCGCGAGGAAGTCCAGAAGTATTTTGCGATTGTCTCCGGTGGTGGCCTGTCGGCCCTGGTGGATGCTCTGGTGGACTCCCAGGAATACGCTGACTACTTTGGCGAAGAAACCGTTCCCTATCTCCGTGGTTTAGGCGTCGAAGCTCAGGAATGCCGCAACTGGGGGATGCAACAAGACCTGTTTAACTACAGCGCTCCCTTCCGCAAGGTGCCCCAGTTCATCACCACCTTTGCCAAGTACGACCGGCCCTTACCGGATCAGCATGTTTACGGTGCGGGCAATGACCCCCTCGAAATTCAATTTGGGGCCATTTTCCCGAAAGAAACCCGTAATCCCAGCAGTAGCCCGGCCCCCTTTAGTAAAGATACCCGCCGGATTCTGATCCATCGTGGCCCGGGTATCAACAACCAACTCAGTAATCCCGGTGCTCGGGGTGAGTTTCCTGGGTCTCTGGGTGCACCGGTGTTCCGTCTCAATAATGAGTTACCCGGTAACAGTACCAAAGGGATTAGCATTAAATTTGGGGAAAAATCCACCCAGGCCGTGATTCGCGCCGCCTATCGCCAGGTTTTTGGCCGGGATGTCTACGAGGGCCAACGCCTCTCCGTTGCCGAAATTCAACTGGAAAACGGCGACATTACGGTACGGGAATTTATCAAACGCCTGGCTAAATCCGAGGTCTTCCTCAAGCTCTACTGGACCCCCCACTACGTCTGTAAGGCTATCGAGTATATTCACCGCCGCCTCTTGGGCCGTCCCACCTACGGCCGTCAAGAAATGAACGCCTACTTTGATCTGGCCTCAAAGAAAGGGTTCTACGCCGTTGTCGATGCCATGATCGACAGCAAAGAATATGAACAGGCCTTTGGAGAAGATACCGTTCCCTACGAGCGTTACCTCACCCCCGCCGGTTTGCAACTCCGTTCTGCCCGTCCTGGAAATCTCCGGGAAGATATTGGCCAACGGGTGGATAAAGTGGAAACGCCCCGCTTTGTGGAATTGGGCCAAGTGTCCCAGGTTCGCACCGAGCCAGACATTGAGTTCCGCATCAACCAAGGGGTTTCGACCCAGCGTCAACAAAGCAAGGTCTTCAAACTGCTCACCCACACCGACAAAGTGGCCGTACAAACCACGGTGCGGGCGGCCTATCGGCAGATCTTCGAGCGGGACCTCGACCCCTATATTATTCAAGCGGAATTCACGGCCCTGGAAAGCAAACTCAGCAATGCGGAAATTACCGTTAAAGAGTTTATCGAGGGCCTGGGATGTTCGGATCTCTACATTAAAGAGTTCTATGCCCCCTATCCCAACACTAAGGTGATTGAGATGGGCACCAAGCACTTCTTGGGTCGGGCCCCCCTCAATCAGAAGGAAATCCAGAAATATAACCAAATTCTGGCCAACCAAGGGATTCGGGCCTTTATTAGCGCCATGGTTACTAGCATGGAGTACCTGCAACTGTTCGGAGAAGATACGGTGCCCTACCGTCGTTTCCCCACCCTGCCGGCGGCCAACTTCCCCAATACCGAACGGCTCTACAACAAACTCACCAAGCAAGACAGTGAAGTGGTGGTGCCCAGCTTTAAACCGGTGACCAGCCGCGTCTAA
- the radC gene encoding DNA repair protein RadC, which translates to MAYRLRIADLPSTERPRERLLQVGAKGLTSAELLAILLATGQGKGKLSAVGLGQHILQQLGEHRRDPLDVLREIHPQELMAFPGIGPAKATTILAAVELGRRVFQGRPLERMLIDSPASAAQALSQDLMWQAQEHFALVMLDVKNRLLATKIITIGTATETLIHPREIFREAIKQGANRLIVAHNHPSGSLEPSPEDLNLTQLLLQAGQFLQVPVLDHLILGNGNHYSLRQNTGLWEQWPQGD; encoded by the coding sequence ATGGCCTATCGTTTACGCATTGCTGACCTCCCCAGTACCGAACGGCCCCGCGAACGCCTATTGCAAGTAGGGGCCAAGGGCCTGACCAGCGCTGAATTATTGGCGATCCTCCTGGCCACGGGTCAAGGCAAGGGCAAACTCTCCGCTGTAGGCCTCGGCCAACATATTCTTCAACAACTGGGAGAACATCGGCGCGACCCCTTGGATGTGCTACGGGAAATTCATCCCCAGGAATTGATGGCCTTTCCCGGTATTGGCCCTGCTAAAGCAACAACAATCCTCGCAGCGGTAGAATTGGGGCGGCGGGTTTTTCAAGGCCGTCCCCTGGAACGGATGCTGATCGATAGTCCCGCCAGTGCCGCCCAAGCCCTAAGCCAAGACCTGATGTGGCAGGCCCAGGAGCACTTTGCCTTGGTGATGCTAGATGTCAAAAATCGGCTCTTAGCGACCAAAATTATCACCATTGGCACCGCCACTGAAACCCTGATCCATCCCCGCGAAATTTTTCGAGAGGCCATTAAACAGGGGGCCAATCGTCTAATTGTGGCCCATAATCATCCTTCCGGTAGTTTGGAACCGAGCCCTGAAGATCTGAACCTGACCCAACTCCTCCTCCAAGCCGGTCAATTTCTCCAGGTGCCAGTGCTGGATCATTTAATCCTAGGCAACGGCAACCACTATAGTCTGCGCCAAAATACCGGACTGTGGGAACAATGGCCCCAGGGAGATTAG
- a CDS encoding ABC-F family ATP-binding cassette domain-containing protein — MALIVVRSLKKDFGIKEVLKDASFSLEAGDRLGLIGTNGSGKSTLLKILAGLETYDSGECWFNSSAKVIYLPQQPDLTESNTVLEQVFADCGEKFELVKQYEGVSDQLAEGHGDSEKLLSRLAQLSEQMTITGAWELETQAKIVLSQLGIEHLDRKVGELSGGYRKRVAIAAALLAEPDVLLMDEPTNHLDALTVEWLQGYLQRFRGALLLITHDRYFLDQVTNRILEIDQGDLYSYDGNYAYYLEKKAEAEESIQSSQRKHRGVLRRELEWLKRGPKARSTKQKARIDRIRDMQEQTFKTAQSKVDLSTAGRRIGKKVVDLENISKAFGERTLIQDFSYIFTPEDRIGIVGKNGVGKSTLMNMITGRLAPDSGRVEIGSTIHFGYFDQHSDDLALKPEQRVIDYLKSVAELVKTADGQVITASQMLERFLFPPNQQYAPIEKLSGGEKRRLFLLRVLMQAPNVLILDEPTNDLDVQTLGVLEDYLEDFNGCVIVVSHDRYFLDRTVDTIFAFEGEGKLRQYPGNYSLYLDQVAAQKAEESQEKDVTVKSPKTETPAPKTSKAQKLSFKEKREYEQLEQQIPALEAEKEQIEQQLYQGANADFSQLQQLTARLSEITNTLDQAMERWLELAERA; from the coding sequence ATGGCCTTAATTGTTGTTCGTTCCCTCAAAAAAGATTTTGGTATCAAGGAAGTGCTGAAGGATGCGAGTTTCAGTCTTGAAGCCGGTGACCGCTTGGGCCTGATCGGTACCAATGGTTCGGGCAAGTCAACCCTGTTAAAGATCCTGGCCGGCCTGGAAACCTACGACAGCGGCGAATGCTGGTTCAATAGTAGTGCCAAGGTGATCTATCTGCCCCAACAACCGGATTTGACAGAAAGTAACACTGTTCTAGAGCAGGTCTTTGCCGATTGTGGTGAAAAGTTTGAGTTAGTTAAACAGTACGAAGGCGTTTCGGATCAACTGGCGGAGGGCCATGGGGATAGCGAAAAATTACTCAGCCGCCTGGCCCAGCTATCGGAGCAGATGACGATAACTGGGGCCTGGGAACTGGAAACCCAAGCCAAAATTGTTCTCAGTCAACTGGGGATTGAGCATCTGGATCGCAAGGTGGGGGAACTATCGGGCGGTTATCGCAAACGGGTAGCCATTGCCGCGGCCCTCTTGGCAGAACCGGATGTGTTGCTGATGGACGAACCAACCAACCATCTGGATGCCCTGACGGTGGAATGGCTCCAGGGCTATTTGCAACGATTTCGCGGGGCCTTGTTACTGATTACCCACGACCGCTATTTTTTAGATCAAGTCACCAATCGTATTCTGGAAATTGACCAGGGCGATCTCTACAGCTACGACGGCAATTATGCCTACTATCTAGAAAAAAAAGCCGAAGCAGAGGAGTCGATCCAAAGCAGTCAACGCAAGCATCGGGGCGTTCTACGACGGGAATTGGAATGGCTTAAACGGGGCCCAAAAGCCCGCAGTACCAAGCAAAAGGCCCGCATTGACCGGATTCGAGATATGCAGGAACAAACCTTTAAAACGGCCCAGAGCAAGGTAGATCTCTCCACCGCCGGACGACGCATCGGTAAGAAAGTAGTTGACCTAGAGAATATCAGCAAGGCCTTTGGGGAACGCACCCTAATCCAAGACTTTTCCTATATCTTTACCCCGGAAGACCGGATCGGCATTGTCGGCAAAAATGGGGTCGGCAAATCGACCTTGATGAATATGATTACGGGCCGCTTAGCACCGGATAGTGGCCGAGTTGAAATTGGTTCTACCATTCATTTTGGTTACTTTGACCAGCACTCCGATGATCTGGCCCTGAAACCGGAACAGCGAGTGATTGACTACCTTAAAAGCGTGGCGGAACTGGTAAAAACCGCTGATGGCCAGGTGATTACCGCCTCGCAAATGCTGGAACGCTTTCTCTTTCCTCCCAACCAGCAGTATGCCCCCATTGAAAAATTATCCGGCGGCGAAAAACGGCGTTTATTCCTGTTGCGGGTTTTGATGCAGGCCCCCAACGTGTTGATTTTAGATGAGCCAACCAATGATCTAGATGTGCAGACATTGGGAGTTCTCGAAGACTATCTGGAAGACTTTAATGGTTGCGTGATTGTCGTTTCCCACGACCGCTACTTCCTGGATCGTACCGTTGATACGATCTTTGCCTTTGAAGGGGAAGGAAAATTACGGCAATATCCTGGTAACTATTCCCTCTATCTAGACCAGGTAGCGGCCCAAAAAGCCGAGGAAAGTCAGGAGAAAGACGTTACGGTTAAATCCCCGAAGACGGAAACCCCGGCCCCGAAAACCAGCAAAGCCCAGAAACTATCCTTCAAGGAAAAGCGAGAATACGAACAATTGGAACAACAAATTCCCGCTTTAGAAGCAGAAAAGGAACAAATCGAACAACAACTCTACCAAGGCGCGAATGCAGACTTCAGCCAACTCCAACAACTCACCGCCCGCCTAAGTGAAATCACTAACACCCTCGACCAGGCCATGGAACGCTGGCTAGAACTCGCCGAAAGGGCCTAG
- a CDS encoding VOC family protein: MDYPSLFHLAIPVTDISQTKAFYCERLGCQAGRETPQALILNFYGHQVVAHKTAEPLSPQQGIYPRHFGLVFLQAEHWQQFCDRVQAQAIPFVIAPKLRFAGEMTEHSTFFIADPFHNLLEFKFYRYPEAIFGQREFAAVGDR, translated from the coding sequence ATGGATTATCCTAGTCTTTTCCATCTGGCCATCCCGGTTACAGATATTTCCCAAACCAAGGCATTTTACTGTGAGCGCTTGGGGTGTCAGGCCGGACGAGAAACCCCCCAGGCCCTGATCCTGAATTTCTATGGTCATCAGGTGGTGGCCCATAAAACAGCAGAACCCTTGTCGCCCCAACAGGGCATTTATCCCCGTCACTTTGGCCTCGTCTTTTTGCAAGCAGAACACTGGCAACAGTTCTGCGACCGGGTTCAGGCCCAGGCCATTCCTTTTGTGATTGCCCCGAAATTACGGTTTGCAGGGGAAATGACGGAGCATTCTACCTTTTTCATCGCCGATCCTTTCCACAATCTGCTGGAGTTCAAGTTTTATCGCTATCCTGAAGCGATTTTTGGCCAGCGGGAATTTGCCGCTGTAGGAGACCGCTAG
- a CDS encoding riboflavin synthase subunit alpha, which produces MVVLSLVSLVVAFLSAAFCLNIREEVVRAALGCVAILSLLLTLVCAPWALKLTLIAIPIGLERFYHWSSPHPLD; this is translated from the coding sequence ATGGTTGTTCTCTCCCTTGTTTCATTGGTCGTTGCCTTTCTCTCTGCCGCCTTCTGTCTGAATATTCGGGAAGAAGTTGTCCGGGCGGCTTTGGGATGCGTGGCCATTCTCTCTCTCTTGTTGACCTTGGTCTGTGCGCCCTGGGCCTTAAAGTTGACCCTGATTGCAATTCCGATTGGTTTGGAGCGTTTTTACCATTGGTCTTCCCCCCATCCCCTCGACTAG